Proteins encoded by one window of Arachis ipaensis cultivar K30076 chromosome B04, Araip1.1, whole genome shotgun sequence:
- the LOC107639448 gene encoding fructose-1,6-bisphosphatase, chloroplastic, whose product MVAMAAATASSRLIFSKPSTPSRLSSFQLCDVLGTKSAVHSSSKRKNGGVRCMAVAGEAPPTETKKRSSGFELYTLTSWLLKQELEGVIDAELTIVLSSISMACKQIASLVQRANISNLTGVQGATNVQGEDQKKLDVVSNEVFSNCLRSSGRTGIIASEEEDVPVAVEESYSGNYIVVFDPLDGSSNIDAAVSTGSIFGIYSPNDECLADVGDEDDPTLDKAEQRCIVNVCQPGSNLLAAGYCMYSSSIIFVLTIGKGVFVFTLDPLYGEFVLTQENLQIPKAGKIYAFNEGNYQLWDDKLKKYIDDLKDPGPSGKPYSARYIGSLVGDFHRTLLYGGIYGYPRDKKSKNGKLRLLYECAPMSFIVEQAGGKGSDGHQRILDIEPTEIHQRVPLYIGSVEEVEKVEKYLA is encoded by the exons ATGGTAGCTATGGCAGCAGCAACAGCATCCTCGCGCTTAATTTTCTCAAAGCCAAGCACCCCTTCACGCCTCTCCTCCTTCCAACTATGCGATGTGCTTGGCACGAAATCAGCGGTACATAGCAGTAGTAAGAGAAAGAATGGCGGAGTTAGGTGCATGGCTGTTGCTGGTGAAGCACCACCAACAGAGACAAAGAAGAGGAGTAGTGGGTTTGAGCTTTATACTCTTACTAGCTGGCTTCTGAAGCAGGAGCTAGAAGGAGTCATTGATGCTGAGCTTACTATTGTTCTGTCTAGCATTTCCATGGCGTGCAAGCAGATTGCTTCTTTGGTCCAAAGAGCTAACATTTCAAACCTCACCGGTGTTCAGGGTGCAACCAATGTTCAAGGTGAAGACCAGAAGAAGCTTGATGTTGTTTCAAATGAG GTGTTCTCAAACTGCTTGAGGTCAAGTGGGAGGACAGGGATCATAGCGTCAGAGGAAGAGGATGTGCCAGTGGCAGTGGAAGAGAGTTATTCAGGGAATTACATTGTGGTGTTTGACCCTCTTGATGGCTCATCTAACATTGATGCTGCAGTCTCAACTGGCTCCATTTTTGGGATCTATAGCCCCAATGATGAGTGCCTTGCTGACGTTGGGGATGAGGATGATCCCACA CTTGACAAAGCAGAACAAAGGTGTATTGTGAATGTGTGCCAACCCGGAAGCAACCTCCTTGCAGCCGGTTACTGCATGTACTCAAGCTCAATAATCTTCGTCCTGACAATCGGAAAAGGAGTATTCGTCTTCACACTGGATCCGCTCTATGGCGAATTCGTCTTAACTCAAGAAAACCTGCAGATTCCCAAAGCAGGGAAAATATATGCATTCAATGAAGGTAACTACCAGCTTTGGGATGACAAGTTAAAGAAATACATTGATGATCTTAAGGACCCTGGTCCTAGTGGCAAGCCTTATTCTGCAAGATATATTGGTAGTTTGGTTGGGGATTTCCATAGGACACTCTTGTATGGTGGAATTTATGGGTACCCTAGAGACAAGAAAAGCAAGAATGGCAAGCTTAGGCTTCTTTATGAATGCGCTCCAATGAGTTTCATTGTAGAACAAGCTGGCGGAAAAGGTTCAGATGGTCATCAGAGAATACTTGACATTGAACCAACGGAA ATTCACCAGCGTGTTCCCCTGTACATTGGGAGTGTAGAGGAGGTGGAGAAGGTCGAAAAGTACTTGGCTTAA